Genomic segment of Ranitomeya imitator isolate aRanImi1 chromosome 6, aRanImi1.pri, whole genome shotgun sequence:
atgtgaacactttccgtattaggctgggttcacaatgtgtacagcagcccgttcaacacatacgttcacggtctgctgcaacgcaagtgctgactttggcacatcactaacgcagatggagcatctgctagctacatctgcgctagcagtgacagacacgGAAACGCTGCAGTCAGAGTCTAGAGGTCcgaccgtcactcaaatgacggcacatggctagtgatgtcagacataggagtcaattgtggcgctagcggactacgtttcaccgcattatgcagcggtgttacgaagtccgtcaaaacggactgggggaacgcaatgtgaacccagccttgccagctgtataacatgtgttgtacagttccatgtaataacacatactatattctcccataggagcaatcgcggagaagaagggatagcagacggcaaaaaaggatgtgggttcatcccatCATTCATGAAcgggaggaaaagggacacttccatgttctttatcgtgatttaaggaggtaagatatagtGAGAAATGGTATGTTGACAGCTGTGTTTCTTTGTACCTTTTTttgatatatacaacatacattatgtgtgtgtttaaaattaaagttttatgttcctttttattttcagctttccagataaattttctcagttttgccgtctttccattgaggcatttgatcgtcttctaattcttcttggtccacacctcacttacgaagatacggtcatgcgaagagcgatctctgcagaagaaaggctgctcatcaccttgcggtaaggcctTGCTGCTAGTGCACCCCTAAATGCTGCCACAAATGCTGCCTGTTTAATCCGtaatgctgccgctatgctgcgagtgcccccataatgctgccagtttccctcataatgctaccgcaatgctgcgagtgcaccggttccctcataatgctgccgctatgctgcgagtgcaccgtttccctcataatgctgccccaatgctgcgagtgtaCCGTTTacctcataatgctgccccaatgctgcgagtgcaccctgtttccctcataatgctgctgcaatgctgcctgtgtccccATAACGCTAGTGGCCATGATGTGGATGTTTTATCTTGCAACACAATTTGTGTTGGTAGGTTttctaaaattttttttttctttcttcaggtttttagccacaggagagagctacacatccctgcacctccaatttagggttggcaaatcGACCATCTCGCAAATTGTacggtgcacatgtaccgtcatctggcagaagttgcggcccatcgtgatgccttgcccaaccgaggagacttggctgcaggttgcagcaggctttcaaactgtggccaatttccccaactgcgtaggtgctgttgatggcaaacatgtgagagtgctaaagccaccaagatcaggatcacgcttctttaattataagaagtatttttcagtggtcttgatggcggtggctgacgcacattacaagtttgttgccatcgacgttggtgcctatggtagtactggggattctcgggtgttgcaatcatcacagattggacttcaaattcttcgagatggcggcacgctcccagcccctAGACCTTTGccaggttccacacatccagtaccctttgtgatggtatcggatgaggcatttcccttgaagccccacctgctgcgcccatacccacgaagagcactggatgaccggcggaggatttttaattataggctgagccgtgcacgaagatatgtggaatgtaccttcgggatcatgtgtagtcggtggaggatctttcacactgccatccagttagatccggagaccgtggacactgtgataaaggcatgctgtgtgctccacaactatgctcgtgaataCAGCACTGAGGTAGTTGAGGAATTACAGGTGTCAGAATTAGATGCAGTGGACAACTTTGGTCAAGGAAGGCAATGTAAcacgggtgtgcgtgtgagagaaacctttgcagactacttcatgagtcctgaaggtgccgtgcactggcaatactcttgTGCCGGTGTTGAGCTGCCAGAACTGCAGAGAAGATCTGATGCCTAAACAGAATCAAGGCCCAAGACTGGACGTGAGATATAACAGCACAGAACATATGACGGCTGAACCCTATCCACTAATGAACCAGTCTGTACGGCACAGATGCTAACACCTGTGAAAATGTGAGGCGTAATCCCTATCAACCGTCGCCAAATCCCtatctaccaaggcccctttttaatTAATCTAATTGTAAACAttgctaataaataaaaaatattatttaaacaaTAATCGTTTCCATGTTGTTATTGTTTACCGTTGCTTAATCAGATCCCATTTCCGAGCTTCTTATTTTTATGATAATAAGAAATCTGagtagttaaaataattttttttaataaagtaaaagaaaaattaattacattaaagaaactttttttaatgtatatgaacttacattttataacaaaacttaaagggaacctgtcaccccaaaaatcacgggtgaggtaagcccacttctgtaatgctgtagataagcccccgatgtt
This window contains:
- the LOC138643012 gene encoding uncharacterized protein, whose protein sequence is MPHHRLTPEQNCLLLHTALLLLHHYSELEQSRRRRDSRRQKRMWVHPIIHEREEKGHFHVLYRDLRSFPDKFSQFCRLSIEAFDRLLILLGPHLTYEDTVMRRAISAEERLLITLRFLATGESYTSLHLQFRVGKSTISQIVRCTCTVIWQKLRPIVMPCPTEETWLQVAAGFQTVANFPNCVGAVDGKHVRVLKPPRSGSRFFNYKKYFSVVLMAVADAHYKFVAIDVGAYGSTGDSRVLQSSQIGLQILRDGGTLPAPRPLPGSTHPVPFVMVSDEAFPLKPHLLRPYPRRALDDRRRIFNYRLSRARRYVECTFGIMCSRWRIFHTAIQLDPETVDTVIKACCVLHNYAREYSTEVVEELQVSELDAVDNFGQGRQCNTGVRVRETFADYFMSPEGAVHWQYSCAGVELPELQRRSDA